The following nucleotide sequence is from Candidatus Zixiibacteriota bacterium.
TTTGGATGGAAATCCGGGTCGTCGGTGAGTGAACGCTGGTGCGCGACGAGGTCGCCGTCGGTGATTGCGCCGGATGCGACCGAGTAGGCGATTCCCTGCGTTGTATCGACCTCATATGACCAAGGCATGGGCTCAGTCCAAAGCGTAGCTGGCACAATGAATCGCACTCATCTGACAGTGTCCAACGATTTGTGGGTCGAGTGGTCTGCCGGGATGGATTGATCGATCTTGACGCTTCCACGTCGTTGATCTTGATTCTGCACATCCCCAGACGGGGCATTCGGAGGGAACCGATATGTTCTGCTCACATTGCGGTGCGCAGATTGAAGCCGGAGCGTCAACATGCGGGATGTGCGGCAAATCGGTGGCGAGCGTGGGCGCGGCCGCCGGACGTGCCGCCGAACAGGCGCAGGCCGCCTCGCGCGACGCGATGCGCGTCTTGGGACGGCTCGCGGTCAATCCGGTCGGCACACTGGCGCAGTCGTACAACGAGCTGGGCGACAAGCGTGCGTTCGGCGCGGGAATCGCGTTCGGCGTCATCTTTGTGATCGCGATGACCATCGGGACGCTGCTGTTCGTCCGTCGGGTCTGGCTTCTCAGTCCCGAACTGATCGATTACTTCGGAGTGCCGCTGGGCGGTGCGGCTGCCTATCTCGCCACATTTGTCACGCTGCTGATCGTGCGCAAGGTCGGATCGGGGGGCGCCTCGCGGCCGGGATTCGGCGGAGACGCATTTGTCGCGGGGGCGGCGACCATGCCGGTCGCGGTGATGTCCTTGTTGGCCGGGTTGTTGGGAATGGGCAATTTCGAGGTGATGGCGCTGATGTGGGTCTTCGTCGCGTCGTACTGCGTGCTCATTCTCTACACCGGCTGTACGAAGATCAGCGGCCTCTCCGATGGCGCAGCGGCGGTCTCGGTGCCGATCGTGCTGCTCATCTCGACTTGGCTGACCAAGATCGTGCTGACAGCGATCATCTTCTGAGTCCGGTCTCAGATCGGCAGCGACAAGACATATCCGCCCGTCACACGCAGCGTGGTCCTGTCGCCGGAGTAGGTCGTGATGTCGTCGCTGAAGGTCACCGCTGGTGTCAGATACAAGTCGCCCAGCGGATGCAGCATCCGTGTGGCCGTCGCCGAGATTGTCCAGGCAAATGAATTCCTGCTGAAATCGTCCTTAAACCCAAATACCGATTCGCGGTTGCGGTCGGCGGTCGAGTATTCGACACCGGCCCGGCCGATGATGCCGATCACCAACGGCAGAGCAATCG
It contains:
- a CDS encoding zinc ribbon domain-containing protein, with product MFCSHCGAQIEAGASTCGMCGKSVASVGAAAGRAAEQAQAASRDAMRVLGRLAVNPVGTLAQSYNELGDKRAFGAGIAFGVIFVIAMTIGTLLFVRRVWLLSPELIDYFGVPLGGAAAYLATFVTLLIVRKVGSGGASRPGFGGDAFVAGAATMPVAVMSLLAGLLGMGNFEVMALMWVFVASYCVLILYTGCTKISGLSDGAAAVSVPIVLLISTWLTKIVLTAIIF